The Bremerella cremea sequence AGCCTCGTGCGGGCAGATTTTCTACGACTTCTATTGGGGCAGCGGATTTCTGCCGAGCAAGTATCAAGGGGTCAAGTTCCGCGGTTCTGGCGATCCGGTGCTATACCTTTCCAACCCCAACGGCATCAGCCGCGAGATGCGGCGAGGGTTGCTGGACGACCTTTCTCGGCTGAATGCCATGGAGCAAGAGAAGACGGGCGATCCCGAAATTGCCACGCGGGTGGCCCAGTACGAGATGGCCTACAAGATGCAGGCTTCCGTTCCAGAGCTAACCGATTTCACACAAGAGCCGCAACACATCTTGGATATGTACGGCCCCGACGTGCAGCGTAAGGGATCGTATGCTTACAACTGCTTGATGGCCCGCCGCCTGGCTGAACGGGGCGTTCGCTTTGTGCAAGTGATGCACGCCGGTTGGGACCAGCACCGCAACTTGAACACCCAGCTTAAGATTCAGTGTACCGACACCGACGCCCCCAGCGCCGCCCTGGTGAAAGACCTGGAACAGCGCGGGCTACTGGACGATACCCTGGTGATTTGGGGGGGCGAGTTTGGTCGGACACCGTTTTTGCAAGGCGCGATCAGCGAAACGAAAACCTGGGGACGCGACCATCACCCGTACGCGTTCACCTTGTGGATGGCTGGCGGGGGAATCAAGCCTGGCGTCTCGTATGGCGAATCGGACGAATTCGGCCATAACGCGGTGGTCGATAAAGTTCACGTGCATGACCTGCAAGCGACGATCTTCCATTTGCTGGGCATCGATCACGAAAAGTTCACGTTCCGTTTTCAAGGCCGCGACTTTCGCCTGACCGACGTGCATGGCGAAGTGATTCAGCCGATCTTGGCGTAACACGAAACGATCACTTGATGTAAGGCCGTTCCATCACGAACAACAGCCCCCGTGCTTGCTGCTTCCACTTTTCGGCGAGTTGGTCGGGATACAACATTGCTATCGCGGCTAAGGCCATGCCACGTTCGATGGGATCGAGTGTTTGCAGCCGCTCGGCAAGGTCGTCGCTGGGCTTGCCTGCGGCGATCGCTTGGCGAATTACGTCGGCGAGGTTGTCGCTTTCGCCTGGTTTCGCGGCCAAATCTTGTAGCCGCTGCAGGTAGGGTTCTGGGTCTTTGCCGTTCCGCGCCGCCAGGGCAGCCAGGTAAGGAAGCGTTCTTCCTTCTTCAATTTCGGCGACTGGCCGGGCCAGGGCTTTATCTTGGGCCGCCTGCGGCGCCCCGCTAGAGGCGGCGAACAGATCAAGCATGAACGGCTCCATATTTTCACCGCCGCCTACTTGATAGGCCTGTTCGAGCTGTCCCTTACTGAGGAACTGAAACATCGACATCGGAGTGCCTTGGAACCGGTTGCCGGACTCCATTTCGAGAATCATTTTCAGGTTGTTCGAATGGAACGTCAGGTCGTTATATTGCACCTCGGCTCCGTTCGCATCCGCGCGGCGTAGGCGGGCCATTACGACAGCCGCCTCACTTTGCAGGGCACAAGGTTTCTGAAGGCAAGCCTGGTAATAGCTGAGTGCCTTTTGCCAGTTTCCTTGTCGAGCGAAAATGTACGCTACGGCATTGTTTAGCCA is a genomic window containing:
- a CDS encoding DUF1501 domain-containing protein, whose amino-acid sequence is MTRPTASALQAEYARQMTRRQLLGRCGVGLGSLALGSLLGGGQASAATGATSLGLPVLPHFAPKAKRVIYLFQNGAPSHTDLFDYKPKLQEMHGVQIPDEVVGGARFSTMTGGQTARPCLAPITQFAQRGKSGAWIAEDFLPHTAGIVDKLCFVKSMHTTQVNHAPAITFFLTGAEMAGRPSMGAWLTYGLGAETEELPSYVVMTSRDKEASCGQIFYDFYWGSGFLPSKYQGVKFRGSGDPVLYLSNPNGISREMRRGLLDDLSRLNAMEQEKTGDPEIATRVAQYEMAYKMQASVPELTDFTQEPQHILDMYGPDVQRKGSYAYNCLMARRLAERGVRFVQVMHAGWDQHRNLNTQLKIQCTDTDAPSAALVKDLEQRGLLDDTLVIWGGEFGRTPFLQGAISETKTWGRDHHPYAFTLWMAGGGIKPGVSYGESDEFGHNAVVDKVHVHDLQATIFHLLGIDHEKFTFRFQGRDFRLTDVHGEVIQPILA